A portion of the Hymenobacter gelipurpurascens genome contains these proteins:
- a CDS encoding ABC transporter permease, translated as MAPTTLPSPNLLQTTTPPFQAEHWLGTDPVGYDVLTSLLSGARSAIFISLPAALCANLLGGLLGVLAGFFGNTRIRILRGWVVAALLSVVAAGSFVGHFWASPGLGVAALLLLGALLGRLLGHLRWGQKPVFFPLDDVVQALIGLLDSVPLLVLVLTVAAIQRPSPLGLVVLLTATCWTTPARVLRAATLRVVPLPFIAAAEAIGLPPLRIVRRHVWPMVWPVLLVRIPLSIALIIGLETTLSFLGIGMPPETPSWGRLLASSRLAPTAWWLVVCPGTTLFLTIWSLQRLAQENKVRSMTRDNVTK; from the coding sequence TTGGCTCCTACTACCCTTCCCTCACCCAATTTGCTGCAAACCACCACTCCGCCATTCCAGGCAGAACACTGGCTCGGCACCGATCCGGTAGGCTACGATGTACTGACGAGCCTGCTTAGTGGTGCCCGTTCGGCCATCTTTATTAGTCTGCCGGCTGCTTTGTGCGCTAACCTACTAGGTGGCCTACTAGGCGTTTTGGCAGGTTTTTTCGGAAACACTCGCATCCGGATACTCCGGGGCTGGGTAGTAGCCGCGCTTCTATCGGTGGTAGCGGCCGGAAGTTTTGTAGGCCACTTCTGGGCTTCCCCTGGCTTAGGGGTAGCGGCACTTTTGCTCCTGGGGGCTTTGCTGGGCCGCCTGCTAGGCCACTTGCGGTGGGGCCAAAAACCTGTATTCTTTCCCTTAGATGACGTGGTGCAGGCGCTTATTGGCCTACTAGACTCTGTGCCGCTGCTGGTCCTGGTCCTGACGGTAGCAGCTATTCAGCGGCCCTCCCCTCTTGGGTTGGTGGTTCTGCTCACGGCTACCTGCTGGACTACGCCCGCCCGCGTGCTTCGTGCCGCCACCCTGCGCGTAGTGCCACTGCCTTTCATAGCGGCGGCCGAGGCAATTGGGCTTCCTCCGCTCCGCATTGTGCGCAGGCATGTGTGGCCCATGGTTTGGCCGGTGCTGCTGGTCCGGATTCCCCTTAGCATTGCCCTTATTATCGGCTTGGAAACCACCCTGTCTTTCCTCGGTATAGGCATGCCGCCTGAAACTCCCAGCTGGGGGCGGCTGCTTGCTTCTTCGCGGCTGGCTCCTACGGCCTGGTGGCTGGTTGTATGCCCCGGAACCACTCTATTCCTCACTATATGGAGTTTGCAACGGCTGGCTCAGGAAAATAAAGTGCGGAGTATGACTAGAGATAATGTCACAAAATGA
- a CDS encoding SDR family oxidoreductase produces the protein MKILLTGSNGLLGQKLVALLRKEPGVQLVATSRGENKLAALYPEVQFVPLDVTDRAHVQQVVAQQRPTHLIHTAAMTNVDECQLNQEACSQQNVTATEYLVEACEQNAVHLLHLSTDFIFSGEHGPLAEDALPGPINFYGESKLAAEKAVQACRVPWAILRTVLVYGTAHDYGRTNIVLWVRDSLRAGRPIKVVDDQLRTPTLAEDLAQGCWLAAQKHATGIYHISGRELLTPYQMALQVADYFGLDSGLIEKVDASTFTQPAKRPARTGFIISKAEEELAYSPHSFSEGIALLAQQTEGVA, from the coding sequence ATGAAAATCCTTCTGACTGGCTCCAACGGGCTGCTGGGCCAAAAGCTGGTGGCACTACTGCGCAAGGAGCCCGGCGTGCAGCTGGTAGCCACGTCGCGCGGCGAAAACAAGCTGGCGGCGCTCTATCCAGAGGTGCAGTTTGTGCCCCTGGATGTGACAGACCGCGCCCACGTGCAGCAGGTAGTGGCACAGCAGCGGCCTACGCACCTCATCCATACCGCCGCCATGACCAACGTGGACGAGTGCCAACTTAACCAGGAGGCTTGCTCGCAGCAGAACGTGACGGCTACAGAATATCTGGTGGAAGCCTGCGAGCAGAATGCCGTTCATCTGCTCCACCTCAGCACCGATTTTATCTTTAGTGGCGAGCACGGCCCTCTGGCCGAAGATGCCTTGCCAGGGCCCATTAACTTTTACGGGGAAAGCAAGCTGGCCGCTGAGAAAGCCGTGCAGGCCTGCCGTGTGCCCTGGGCCATTCTGCGCACGGTGCTAGTATATGGCACTGCCCACGACTACGGCCGTACCAACATTGTGCTCTGGGTGCGCGACTCGCTCCGCGCCGGTAGGCCTATCAAAGTGGTAGATGACCAGCTTCGGACGCCAACCCTGGCCGAGGATCTTGCCCAAGGGTGCTGGCTGGCCGCCCAAAAGCACGCCACCGGCATCTACCACATCAGTGGCCGCGAACTGCTGACGCCCTACCAGATGGCCCTGCAGGTGGCCGATTACTTTGGGTTGGATAGCGGCCTGATTGAGAAGGTAGATGCCAGCACCTTCACGCAGCCAGCTAAACGGCCGGCCCGCACTGGCTTTATCATCAGCAAAGCCGAAGAGGAACTGGCCTACAGTCCCCATTCTTTTTCGGAAGGAATTGCGTTGCTGGCCCAGCAGACGGAAGGAGTGGCCTAG
- a CDS encoding peptidylprolyl isomerase, which yields MKVLSRLTLVVWALLLFAPGLQAAKGPRKSKKDQLVTISTPQGDIRLILFDQTPRHKANFLKLAESGFYNSTTFHRIIPNFMIQGGDANSKDADPNNDGAGSPDQKMIPAEIRPELLHKYGALAAARSGDMVNPERASSASQFYIVQNHNGTPHLNGAYTVFGQVISGLEVVDKIAQQPVADRNRPTTDIRMTVKVEKLKKKKITELYGYQYP from the coding sequence ATGAAGGTATTATCTCGCCTCACGCTGGTGGTGTGGGCTTTGCTGCTTTTCGCCCCTGGCCTACAAGCCGCCAAAGGCCCTCGGAAAAGCAAAAAAGATCAGCTCGTTACCATCAGTACACCCCAAGGTGATATCCGTCTGATCCTGTTTGACCAAACGCCCCGGCACAAGGCCAATTTTCTGAAGCTGGCGGAAAGTGGCTTTTATAACAGCACTACGTTTCACCGCATCATCCCCAACTTCATGATTCAGGGCGGCGATGCCAACTCCAAAGATGCGGACCCGAACAACGATGGCGCCGGCTCGCCCGATCAAAAGATGATTCCGGCCGAAATTCGGCCCGAGCTACTCCACAAGTACGGAGCCCTAGCCGCCGCCCGCAGCGGCGACATGGTGAATCCCGAGCGAGCCAGTAGCGCCTCCCAGTTCTACATTGTGCAAAACCACAACGGCACTCCGCACCTAAACGGCGCCTATACTGTGTTCGGGCAGGTAATCAGTGGCTTGGAGGTAGTGGATAAAATTGCTCAACAGCCCGTAGCTGACCGCAACCGACCGACTACCGACATCAGGATGACGGTGAAAGTGGAGAAGCTGAAGAAAAAGAAAATCACGGAGCTATATGGCTACCAGTATCCATAA
- a CDS encoding GNAT family N-acetyltransferase, whose translation MSLPDVSPELLLTTRRLHLRTWRAPDALPLHVLLQKNHERLRLNFPKTLAANRTLEDTASFIRERQREWQQRHAFQLGLWHPETQQLLGLVSLRNVAWEIPKAELAYLLDAEVEGQGLMQEALQEMLEWAFKEVGLTRIYCQLRPENRRSARLVQRAGFRHEGCFRQDYRGADGRLHDLDQYALLRADYLSLAPETT comes from the coding sequence ACCTGGCGTGCTCCTGATGCCCTACCGCTGCATGTGCTGCTGCAGAAAAACCACGAGCGGCTGCGCCTCAACTTCCCGAAAACATTGGCGGCCAACCGTACCCTGGAAGATACCGCCAGCTTTATTCGGGAGCGGCAGCGCGAGTGGCAGCAGCGGCATGCTTTCCAGCTAGGCCTCTGGCACCCCGAAACGCAGCAGTTGCTAGGCCTGGTAAGTTTGCGCAATGTGGCCTGGGAAATCCCGAAAGCGGAGCTGGCCTACCTGCTCGATGCCGAAGTAGAAGGGCAGGGCCTGATGCAGGAGGCCTTGCAGGAAATGCTGGAGTGGGCCTTTAAAGAAGTGGGGCTTACCCGCATTTATTGCCAGCTGCGCCCCGAAAACCGGCGCAGTGCCCGCTTGGTGCAGCGCGCCGGTTTCCGACACGAAGGCTGCTTCCGCCAGGATTACCGTGGCGCCGATGGTCGCCTCCACGACCTGGACCAATACGCCCTGTTGCGCGCCGACTACCTATCCTTAGCCCCCGAAACCACGTAA